The following is a genomic window from Bacillus sp. FJAT-52991.
AAAAAGGTATTCTTTGGCGGTTTCATATGAAAAAGAAATCTATGTGTCATGTATTCAACTAATGTATACGCCACCATTCCGATCACAAATGCAAGCCAAGTCCATAAAGACGTTAAGTGAGGGATCATGAATCCAAGGCTAACTAAGAACAAAATACTCATAATGAAAATGTCAGGGTAGAAGAAGAATTCTTTTACATATTTAGATTTCAATAGTAATACCTCCATTCTTCATTGCTTCTTGTCTGTTTTTCCAAAGGGTCAAGCTTTTCTCCATTGTCTTCTTTGTCATTCTCTCAGCTTCGGCGGCATCTCCTCGTAACGCAACGGCTAACAATTCATTGTAAAACTCTAATGACAAGCTTCTATGCTCATCAATGGAAAAATATCTTTTTGCCATTTGTATATAAAAGGAATTAAAGCTATTGAGTATTAGCAGATAGACCGGATTCGGAGAGAGAGCAGCGAATTTTTTTTGTAACTCCCAATCAAATGTTGAATAGCAATCGGCATCATCCTCAAGCTGTTCTAAATCGGCAAGGAGAGCAACCACTTTAGGTTGGTGAAAAGTAACTGCATCGCGAATATAAGTTGGAGTTAAAGAAATCCTTAATTCCAATAAATACACAATAAAATCATCTGTAACGGCTTCGTGATTTTGGATAATATGAACGAGCGTAGTTAGATTCCCCCTGCTCCAATAATCATTTATGATCGCAGGGTGGCCTTTCCGACAGGATATCCATCCATCTTTTTCTAATCGTTGAAGTGCTTCTCGAACAGTCGGGCGCCCAACGCCAAATTCTTTGGCAAGTTCCCGTTCAGGGGGCAACGTACTTCCGACAGGATAATCGCCTGCCAATACGGCTTTTACTAATTTTTTCTCAATTTTATCTGATGAACGTTCCTTTTCCTTCAAACTCAACTCCTCCATTATGATCATTATACTTAGACACTTGTTGGTATTATAAGTTATTACTTGTGGTAATACCACCAGTATATATTAATCAGAATTTTCAGTCAAATATCCAACCTAACAAGAAAAGGGCAGAAATATTGTATGTACTTTTATTTTAGTTTGTTTTATATTTAAGATAACTTAATTATTAAGTGGGGTGTTTTAATTATGAAAAATGATCTGATTCAACAAATTAACGATTTACAAAATCACTTAAGCGTTCAATTAGCAAGCAGGTTTGAGCATAAAATTGATAATCAACTGACAGTTAAGCAAATTTTAGTATTAGAGCTAATCCGGACAGGTGTCACTTCAACGAATGAGTTAGCTGCTCAATTGAATATTTCAACGAGTGCAGTTAGTCAAATGCTTAATAAATTAGAAACAAAAGAATATATTACCCGTAGTATTAATAAAGAAAATCGTCGTGAAATCATCTTAAAATTAGCGGCGAAGGGCGAGCGGCATTTTGAAGAATTGCAAATGCTCGAAGATGAAATGAATCGCACTGTTTATGGGCAGCTGCCCTTAGAAGACTTGAAACATTTAGCTCGTATACTTGAAAAATTAAATGCGATTGTAGAGGGGGAATAGTCTATGTATGTGATTGAAAGAGGAAAGTATATTTGGTTATTGTTGTTTTGCATTGTTTTAGGCAGCAATTATATGCTCTATCACACGAATATGGGAAGTGATATTCTCCCACCAGAAGCAAGTGGAGTCGTATTAGGGTCATTATTCGACTTAGTGATTATGTTGCCTTTACTCTTTATGTTATATCGTAAGAAGTTCTCTGTAAAAACAGCGATTCTTTTGTCAGCAGCAGGATGTATATTAGCTAGATTTCTAATTCCAAATCATCTGTTAGAACCATTTGTAGCGATTACTTGGGCTGGAATGGCTGCAGAGGCAGCATTAATCACCTTTGAACTGATATTAATTGTGACATTTGTTCGTTACATGCCAAAAATCGTAAGAAAGGTGAAAATGAGCGCATTACCAGTCATTTTTTCTTTCCCACAGGCCATTGATCAATATGTAAAGAACAATCCAATTATCCATGTGATCTGTTCGGAGGCGATGATGTTTTATTATGCGTTCTTCAGTTGGAAAAAGACGCCACCTACAGGTATAACGCTGTATAAAAATTCAAGTTACGTAGCATTTCAAATTATGATGATTCATGCGATTATTATTGAAACATTAGGTCTTCATTGGTGGCTGCATGATAAAGCGATGGTTATTTCGATCATCTTATTAGTTCTTAATATTTACTCTGTGATTTTTTTCTTAGCGGATATTCAAGCTATTCGATTAAATCCAATTTATATCAATAAGGGATCTATGTTTCTCTCTCTTGGATTATTAAAGCGTGCAGAAATTCAATTTGAAGATATTGAGTGTATTATCGAAGATCCAGTGATTCTAGAAAGTAAGTTACCGAAAGATACGATTGATTTTATTGTACGAGACTTTGAGAAAGTTTATCCAGATATGATTTTAAAAATGAAGAAGCCTGTAAGAGTGACACTATTTATGGGCATTCAAAAAGAATATGCAAAAATAGCTATTCGCTCTGACAACCCAACCCAGCTTAAAACAATGATTTTGAATAAAATGGACAATAAAAACCTAGATTATTAAACAATCGAATTCAGCGTTAGTCTTGAGTGGACAAATTTTATAGTTATATATGATATTAACAGACAATAAAGTTGTTTAAAAACGTGAGCCGATACTTCAAAAATAGTGTCGGCTCTTAGTATTTAAAGTACATTATATGTAAAAGTTTTTATTCGATAAATGGGGAGAAGAGAAAAAATGAAAATCAACTTGCTTTGCGAAAATGAGCAGTATATTAACGATGTTTCACGTATGATTTATAACGAATTCATCACAATTTCCAATCACATTCGTTGCGATCCTTGATGCGCAATGTGTTGGGACGGTATCTATTTTTGAGAATGATTGGAAAGATAGTCCGCACTATACGCTATGGTTGGCGCCTTGTTAAAATTGTTTGAAAATATAGATATTTCAATGTGGTTAGTTTATAGTAGTTAATATAATAACTACTAAGGTGGAGGGTTTATGGAGGATAAAGTAATAGCTGAATTGCAAAAGCATGGTTTTTCGAAATATGAGTGTAAGGCTTACATAGGTTTATTGAAATCCCCCGCTATCACGGGCTATGAATTAAGTAAACGTTCTGGTGTCCCGCGGTCAATGATTTATGAGGTGCTGGGCAAATTACTTGATAAAGGAGCCATTCAAACGGTTCCCTCTGATCCTATTGTCTATAAACCTGTTGAACCGAAACAACTGTTATCTCGCTTGAAAGAAGAAATGAATACATCATTAGAATTTCTAGAGTCTTCTCTAACAATGTTAGAAAGTGATCAGAAAATCGATGTGGTGACTAGAATTGTCCAATACGAACATATTGTTCAAGAAATGGTTTCAATGATTCGATTCGCCAAAAAAGAAATATGGTTATCCGTTTGGTCTCCCCTTGTGAAAGATATTGAAAAAGTGATTCGAGAAAAAGAAGGATCGATACCTATTTTTACTGTTTTATTTGGAGCTGAAGATGTGGAGTTGGGGTACACGTATCATCACAATTATATGGCACCCGACATTGTGAGCAAGCGCATGGGCGGATATTTGACGATCCTTGTCCGAGATGAAGAAGAAGCTCTGATTGCTAAGTTTAGTGATAAAGGTTCGGAATGGGCTGTGAAGTCAACAGATCCTGCCCTTGTTCTTATTGCTACTGAGTACATTCGGCACGACATTATGGTGGAAGAAATCACAAATGCACTCGGTCCTGAAAAGCTAGATGAATTATGGAAGGGACGAGAAGACTTAATTCATGTAATGACAGGAAAAAACAGCTTAGTCTAGAGCTGTTTTTTTATAAAAAAACAATAGTCGTTATAATCATAACTACTTTAGGGGGGATAAGATGTATGCCAAAACAAAATTCGTTGTCTCCATGGCTATATTCGGTTCCATCGGTCTATTTTCAGTAAAAACTGGTCTTCCATCGATTGAATTGGTTTTTGTGCGTTGTCTCTGTGCAAGTATTCTTTTAGGAACAATATGGGGGTTTCACACATTTAAAACAAAACAGAAGAGAAAAAATGTGATCCCGCATCAGGAGTATTTGATTGCTTTGCTATGTGGTGTGTTTCTTATCATAAATTGGGTGTTTTTCTTCCGTTCTATTGAAGTACTGCCCATTACTGTGGCTGTCTCCATCTATCATTTAGCACCGGTTATTGTGCTTCTCTTAGGTTCATTTATCTTCAAAGAAAAAATAACAGGTACAGGATTGGTCTTTTTCTTTATTTGTCTTTTAGGAACACTATTAGTTGGAGAAATTCACCAACATAGCACCATCGCTGAATTTTTATCCAGTGGTGTTCTGTTGGCTTTTGCAGCAGCTTTCTTCTATGCTCTTACATCTATCGCAGGAAAGGGAATTCAAGTACTCAGCCCATTGTTAACCACGGTTATTCAAACGAGTCTAGGTGTTTTATTATTAATGCCATTGGTGAATTGGTCGCATTTTCAGCATCTTACCTTTGAGAATTGGATGTATATCGTGATTACAGGATTTATTCATACAGGATTGGTGTTTTACTTATTTTTCAGCAGTTTGCGTGAATTAAAGGCCCAAACTATTGCCGTTTTAGTCTTTGTTGATCCGATTGTCGCCATTTTACTGGATGTCACGATGATGAACTACCATCCTGATGTGTATCAACTACTTGGAATTTTACTAGTGTTTATAGGGATTAGTTATAATCCGAAAAAAGAAAGGGGTTTAGAGGTGGCGTAATATTCTAGGGAAAGGTTGAAGCGGAGAGGATAAACAAAGTACGGCCATCTAAAATGATGAAGAGGGAAATTTATGAAAACTATTGGATTAATTGGTGGAATGAGTTTGGAGTCTTCAGTTGAATATTATCGAATCATTAATGAATGGCAGTCCTTTCGAAAAATGAGTAAGTATTTTTAACACCTTTAAAGAGCCTTGTTGTATTTTTTGTGTAGCAAGGCTCTATTTTTATACTCGATTTTGAAGAATAGGGAAAAAGTGTTATGATAAAAATAAGAATATGCTCTCCTACTTAAAGCATAGTAAGGTGATTTAATCATGACATTCTATAACCGTATATTAATAATGGTCCCGCCGTTTCCCTAGCTAGGTCTATTCTTTTTTTCAAATAATAGATCATGCTTGTAGGAGGGCAAAAATAAATTGAAAAAATATGCAGCACCATCTTTACTTTTAATGATTGTTCTTGTGGCTTTTCCACAAATTAGCGAGACAATTTATACACCGTCACTACCGGATATTTCTGTAGCGCTCGGTGCTTCAAATAGTTCTGTACAGTTAACCTTAAGTATTTATTTTATCGGGTTTGCTTTAGGCGTTTTTTGTTGGGGATGGATTTCTGATTTTATTGGACGAAGACCTGCAATGTTAGGTGGTTTAATTTTATATGGGATTGGGAGTTTGATGTGTTTTTACTCTGAATCTATTACTTTTCTTCTAGTTAGCCGGTTCATTCAAGCTTTTGGAGCGGCTACTGGGTCAGTCATCACACAAACGATTCTGCGTGAGAGTGTATCAGGAATGAAAAGGCATGCTATGTTTGCGCAAATATCGGCTGTTATTGCCTTTACACCTGCAGTTGGACCACTTATTGGTGGTTGGGTGGACCAAGCCCTTGGTTTCAGGGCTGTTTTCTTTGTACTTGTTGTGATGAGTGTGTTGTTGTTTATCTACGCTTTTTTAAGGCTACCTGAAACGACAAATGTTTCGACTAGAAAAAGAGTAGCTATTTTTCCAGTGACTAAACGAATTGTTTCATCACCACGAGTACTTGTCTTTGGATTGCTGATTGGTGGAATAAACGGGATTTTATTCAGTTATTACGCTGAAGCGCCCTTTATATTTATTGAACACTTTCAATTGTCTCCGGGACTCTATGGTTTTCTGGGAATCATTGTGGCCTTGGCATCTATTATTGGTTCAATGATTTCAAAGAGACTGTTAACCATATTTCAACCAGAAAAGATTATTCACCTTGGTTGTTTTATTATGGCTGTTGGCTCTTTATTATTAACATTGGTAAGCACGTTCACCACACTGCCCACTATAGTGTTAATTGTAGCTATTTTAATCACTATTTTTATCGTGTTAATGGGGGCTGGCGTTGCTTTACCTAACTGTTTAAGCCTCGCTCTCGTAGATTTTCATGATGTGGTGGGAACAGCTGGAGCCATTTTTAGTTTAGGCTATTATTTGCTGGTTAGTCTAATCACATTAG
Proteins encoded in this region:
- a CDS encoding GntR family transcriptional regulator codes for the protein MKEKERSSDKIEKKLVKAVLAGDYPVGSTLPPERELAKEFGVGRPTVREALQRLEKDGWISCRKGHPAIINDYWSRGNLTTLVHIIQNHEAVTDDFIVYLLELRISLTPTYIRDAVTFHQPKVVALLADLEQLEDDADCYSTFDWELQKKFAALSPNPVYLLILNSFNSFYIQMAKRYFSIDEHRSLSLEFYNELLAVALRGDAAEAERMTKKTMEKSLTLWKNRQEAMKNGGITIEI
- a CDS encoding MarR family winged helix-turn-helix transcriptional regulator, whose product is MKNDLIQQINDLQNHLSVQLASRFEHKIDNQLTVKQILVLELIRTGVTSTNELAAQLNISTSAVSQMLNKLETKEYITRSINKENRREIILKLAAKGERHFEELQMLEDEMNRTVYGQLPLEDLKHLARILEKLNAIVEGE
- a CDS encoding beta-carotene 15,15'-monooxygenase; amino-acid sequence: MYVIERGKYIWLLLFCIVLGSNYMLYHTNMGSDILPPEASGVVLGSLFDLVIMLPLLFMLYRKKFSVKTAILLSAAGCILARFLIPNHLLEPFVAITWAGMAAEAALITFELILIVTFVRYMPKIVRKVKMSALPVIFSFPQAIDQYVKNNPIIHVICSEAMMFYYAFFSWKKTPPTGITLYKNSSYVAFQIMMIHAIIIETLGLHWWLHDKAMVISIILLVLNIYSVIFFLADIQAIRLNPIYINKGSMFLSLGLLKRAEIQFEDIECIIEDPVILESKLPKDTIDFIVRDFEKVYPDMILKMKKPVRVTLFMGIQKEYAKIAIRSDNPTQLKTMILNKMDNKNLDY
- a CDS encoding TrmB family transcriptional regulator, producing the protein MEDKVIAELQKHGFSKYECKAYIGLLKSPAITGYELSKRSGVPRSMIYEVLGKLLDKGAIQTVPSDPIVYKPVEPKQLLSRLKEEMNTSLEFLESSLTMLESDQKIDVVTRIVQYEHIVQEMVSMIRFAKKEIWLSVWSPLVKDIEKVIREKEGSIPIFTVLFGAEDVELGYTYHHNYMAPDIVSKRMGGYLTILVRDEEEALIAKFSDKGSEWAVKSTDPALVLIATEYIRHDIMVEEITNALGPEKLDELWKGREDLIHVMTGKNSLV
- a CDS encoding DMT family transporter, coding for MYAKTKFVVSMAIFGSIGLFSVKTGLPSIELVFVRCLCASILLGTIWGFHTFKTKQKRKNVIPHQEYLIALLCGVFLIINWVFFFRSIEVLPITVAVSIYHLAPVIVLLLGSFIFKEKITGTGLVFFFICLLGTLLVGEIHQHSTIAEFLSSGVLLAFAAAFFYALTSIAGKGIQVLSPLLTTVIQTSLGVLLLMPLVNWSHFQHLTFENWMYIVITGFIHTGLVFYLFFSSLRELKAQTIAVLVFVDPIVAILLDVTMMNYHPDVYQLLGILLVFIGISYNPKKERGLEVA
- a CDS encoding multidrug effflux MFS transporter encodes the protein MKKYAAPSLLLMIVLVAFPQISETIYTPSLPDISVALGASNSSVQLTLSIYFIGFALGVFCWGWISDFIGRRPAMLGGLILYGIGSLMCFYSESITFLLVSRFIQAFGAATGSVITQTILRESVSGMKRHAMFAQISAVIAFTPAVGPLIGGWVDQALGFRAVFFVLVVMSVLLFIYAFLRLPETTNVSTRKRVAIFPVTKRIVSSPRVLVFGLLIGGINGILFSYYAEAPFIFIEHFQLSPGLYGFLGIIVALASIIGSMISKRLLTIFQPEKIIHLGCFIMAVGSLLLTLVSTFTTLPTIVLIVAILITIFIVLMGAGVALPNCLSLALVDFHDVVGTAGAIFSLGYYLLVSLITLGMSLLHNGSLLAMPLYFLAISMIMWAFSKKFILKQ